A single window of Gossypium arboreum isolate Shixiya-1 chromosome 13, ASM2569848v2, whole genome shotgun sequence DNA harbors:
- the LOC108464294 gene encoding uncharacterized protein LOC108464294 isoform X2, with translation MRTPPCLLSLTLDSAVHNLSNITDLSPLPDHILIELFLRTLRAGKLTERVLKLFIATGKDEVFSLIQALNIQVTVTPVLPTRCSKKF, from the exons atgaGAACCCCGCCTTGTTTGCTATCTCTAACTTTAGATTCTGCTGTCCATAACCTTTCCAATATCACTGATCTCTCTCCTCTTCCTGATCACATTCTCATCGAACTCTTCTTG AGAACATTGAGAGCTGGAAAGCTAACCGAGAGAGTTCTTAAGCTGTTCATAGCTACTGGCAAGGACGAGGTCTTCTCACTTATCCAGgcactcaacattcaagttacaGTTACCCCTGTCCTTCCTACCA GATGCTCCAAGAAATTCTGA
- the LOC108464294 gene encoding uncharacterized protein LOC108464294 isoform X1, with protein MRTPPCLLSLTLDSAVHNLSNITDLSPLPDHILIELFLQRTLRAGKLTERVLKLFIATGKDEVFSLIQALNIQVTVTPVLPTRCSKKF; from the exons atgaGAACCCCGCCTTGTTTGCTATCTCTAACTTTAGATTCTGCTGTCCATAACCTTTCCAATATCACTGATCTCTCTCCTCTTCCTGATCACATTCTCATCGAACTCTTCTTG CAGAGAACATTGAGAGCTGGAAAGCTAACCGAGAGAGTTCTTAAGCTGTTCATAGCTACTGGCAAGGACGAGGTCTTCTCACTTATCCAGgcactcaacattcaagttacaGTTACCCCTGTCCTTCCTACCA GATGCTCCAAGAAATTCTGA
- the LOC128279214 gene encoding probable UDP-arabinopyranose mutase 5 yields MSLSIKDDEIDIVIGALRPDLTSFMSEWRPIFSRFHLIIVKDPDLKEELKIPEGFNLDVYKKPDIDCLVGTSTSTIFSGYSCRYFGYLVSRKKYIISVDDDCYPAKDNKGILVDAVAQHITNLTTPATPFFFNTLYDPFTEGADFVRGYPFSLRSGVQCALSCGLWLNLADYDAPTQALKPEERNSRYVDAVLTVPARTLMPISGINIAFNREVIGPALLPSLRLGGEGKFRWETMEDIWSGMCVKVACDHLGLGVKSGMPYVWRNDRGDAIASLRKEWEGVKLMEEVVPFFQSVRLPREATTTEDCVAEVANVVKEQLGSKDPIFARAAKAMVDWVMLWKSVGSSTSSPGA; encoded by the coding sequence ATGTCTCTATCAATTAAGGATGATGAGATTGATATTGTTATAGGAGCACTACGTCCTGACCTGACATCTTTCATGAGTGAGTGGAGGCCTATATTCTCTCGATTTCATCTCATAATTGTTAAAGACCCTGATTTGAAAGAGGAGCTCAAAATTCCAGAGGGCTTTAACCTTGATGTCTATAAGAAGCCTGACATAGATTGTCTtgtgggtacttctacttcaaccATTTTCTCTGGCTATTCATGCCGGTATTTTGGCTATCTGGTTTCTCGGAAGAAGTACATTATCTCCGTGGATGATGACTGTTACCCGGCCAAGGACAATAAAGGCATTTTGGTGGATGCTGTTGCCCAGCATATTACTAACCTTACAACCCCGGCCACACCATTCTTTTTTAACACTCTGTATGACCCTTTCACTGAAGGTGCAGATTTTGTTCGTGGCTACCCATTCAGTCTTCGGAGTGGGGTACAATGTGCTTTGTCATGTGGGCTATGGCTTAATTTAGCTGACTATGATGCACCTACTCAAGCCCTCAAGCCAGAAGAAAGGAATTCCAGATATGTTGATGCAGTTCTGACGGTTCCAGCTAGAACCCTGATGCCTATTAGCGGAATCAACATCGCTTTTAATCGGGAGGTGATTGGACCTGCCTTGCTTCCATCTTTGAGGTTGGGTGGGGAAGGTAAGTTTAGGTGGGAAACAATGGAAGACATATGGAGTGGGATGTGTGTTAAGGTTGCATGCGATCACCTGGGACTTGGTGTGAAAAGTGGGATGCCAtatgtctggagaaatgatagagGTGATGCTATAGCAAGCTTGAGAAAAGAATGGGAGGGTGTGAAGCTGATGGAGGAAGTCGTACCTTTCTTTCAGTCGGTGAGGTTGCCACGGGAAGCTACAACAACAGAGGACTGTGTAGCTGAGGTGGCAAATGTTGTTAAAGAGCAGCTAGGATCGAAAGATCCCATTTTTGCTCGTGCAGCTAAAGCCATGGTGGATTGGGTAATGCTCTGGAAATCAGTTGGATCTAGCACATCCTCAccaggagcatag